TCCGTTTTGCTGTATTTCATTTCCCGACTGTTGTCAGCCAGGAGCTGCAGGCCCTCCAACCATATGCTCATATCAGCCTGGCCGGCTTCTGATCCACTGGGACGGACGCTCGACGCTGAACGGTTAGGTAGAATGGGTAATACCGCATTGGACAAACTTTTACACAATGGGCAGAGAAATTCGTGGCGTTCCACGTCGAAACTTGCGCTCTGCCGAGGTCTACAATGAGGGGAAGAATATTTTCATTGACGtaccgaaaaaaaagtttatatTCGATTATTATTACCGATACGATCTTCTGCGTTCCCGGCCCAGAAGGGAGTCGAAATGTTGCTGCCAGCACTGAAAATGCATGACGTGACCACACGTTGATATATGGGTCCCGATCCGCCGGCCACCATCAATTAACATCGGCCACGTTTCAGGCAGCGGTTCTTCCACGGCATCCTTGTCATTCTTCCACCGTAGGACGGCTGATAGTTGGACGAAAGACGCCAAGACCATGACCGGCTGTTCGCCCGTCTGTCGGTGTTCCTCCTGGCAAACGATACACGTGTAACTGGTATCGGACGTCGAAGGCGCCACGGTGAAGCCCGGGCCGAGGCAAATGGGGAAGGTTTGAGCGCTGGTCGGCGACGATTCAGACAAATCCATGGCGGATCCGCTTAAAGTAGACCCGAGATTTGAGGTAGACGCGCCTCCGCTCTCTGCAAGTTGAAAAGGTCAATGAGAAAATATGGAAGTGGGAGACGAAGTGACAAGAAACCTGAAATAGATGAACCTGTTTCTTGGAACAGTTTGGCATGCTCCTTGATGAAGCTCTTTTGTTGCGCCGACATTTGGGCCAAAATGGCGGCTCGTCGAGCGGCGGCCATTTCAGCTTTGCGCTGACGAGCTGCAGCTTCCGCCGGTGATTCCTGTCCGGGTCCTTCGGCTGATTCGGCTTCCATCGCCGCACCACCAGCTCCTTCTGCAGAACTGCTTGACTATTGCGCGggggaaaatgaaagataATATTTGCTTGCTCAGTCAAAATAATATGATGGGATGAATACCTGGGCAGCGGAGTGTACTGCCCGGAATTTGCGGATAGTCCACATCAACAGTGGACGATGAACGTCCACTCTGCCGTTTGTCTGCAACGACTCGAGCACAGTGAGCAATCCAAATCGTTCTTGAGCTTCTACGCTAAACGCAAAGGCCGGACGTGTTTTGTCCTGTTGACACGACTCTTCTTCTCGGAGCGCCAGCCCAGTGAGATGCAAGGCGGCCTGAAGCTGGCCCTCGGAGAAGGTGCGTGAACGGAGGTCATAAGTCCTCAAAAGGACCTGATGGATGAGGTGCATAGTGATGTCGCAGTTCATCAGTCCGACCAGACCACGTAGGGCCGGAGCCAGAGTAATAGGCACGGGTGGCGGGCAGCAATTCTCTTCGTTACGGCCTCGGCGGATCTTCCTGACGTTGTCCTCCGACCTGGACTGATCTTCGCGGCTGTAGTGGTAATGGTACACATTGTAATCACCGTAGAATTCGGGTTTGAGCGAAAAGACACCCCGGCCCGTTCCTTGCAACGGTTTGCGGAAGACGGCCACTTTATCGGCAACGCGTTCCAGGCCCGTCTCGTGATGAGCATCTTCCGGGAGGGCTCGATTAAGAGCTGCGTGACCTTGCGATTCGACGCACAACAAGTGCAACACCTCGTGGCTCAAACATTCATCTTCGTCCACCTAATTTCAGATAATTGAGTTAAATCAAGGCTTGGGCAAtttaaaggtaatttttaCCTGTCCAATGCCGGGCGTAAATCTTTCGAGGGACAATATAATTATGAGACGTAGAAACTCTTCAGCGATAAAAATTGTTTGGCGGAGCATATCCTCTTCGGTATTGCTTTTTTTGGTCGAAGAAGAAGTCTGTTTGGCCAGTTGCTGTTGATTAGCATCGAAATCTGCTTTGGCCCAGTTGAGGAGGTTGAAACGGTGGAGACAGGCCAGCAAGAACGAATCGGGTGAATCGAATAGGGCGGCGCATAGCTGCAACAAGACGATGTCGCGATCGTACATCTCTGTCCGGCATCGGACATTTTGATAAAAGTAGAGCTGATTGATGAGCGAGTAACCATTATGGCGCCACATTCCAGCTTGAACCTATacgaaataaacaagaaatcaaGACATGTTTTTGCTTATGCTGCCATAAAAGACAAACCTGTGCCATCAAAACTTGAAGACGGAGAGGCGCTTCCATTAGCTGGAGGAGAGTCGGTTTGGAGTCCAATGTCATCTCCGAGCAATTCCAATCAAGTCCGTGTTTAGGTAAAGCCAACAAGAGGCCAGAAATCATTCGGGACAGTGGAAGATGAACGCTGATCGGTTGCGTTGATACGTCATAATCATAGCAAAGCTGCGTAAAGGTCAACAGCGTCACAGCGTTTTTCGGTTGCTGCTCCATGGGTTGCAATTCCTGGAATTTCTTTAGGGCAGCTCTGGTGGACTTGAGAAGGACTTTACGGTCTGATGCACACCACTGGACAATAAGCGTCAATACGGGCGCAAGTTTACAGTGAAGATTAAATGCGGCTTCCCATTCAGCTTCGAATTCAACATGCTGGCCCGTCTGACGAACGACGCTGTCCATTCCCTGTTGGAATTCGTTTGATAAGAACTGTTAAGAGACTTTTAAAACCCAAAGATTATTACCTCCATAGAAGCTAGCAAGGAAAGCAACATGTGAAGCCCGTGCAAAAAGCCCTTGCGCAACGGCTCGCTCCACCGGCCGGACGTCGAATCCGTGTCGTCTGCCACTTGTGTCTGCATTTGCGAGCCCTCGTCCAGCTCTGGAAGAGGCACTGCAGACAACAAGTACTTGATGTCGTACAAGACGTACATGGCTCGTCGGAAAGACTGTTGATTCCGGCTCCGATCGAAAGACAACAGGCCGTCTGGAAagcaaaaatcatttttattgtgAGATGCAATTACGCGATTGTGTCGTGTTACCCAAATTCTTCCGGCGCTCAATCTCGCCGAGGAAACAACGCAATAAGGCCGTCAAGGCTTCATGATGGCCCATCAGGTACTGGGCGAGCGTCGGTACGGTAAAGAGCTGGACCGATAGGGATGTCACGCTATGCGAATGATCGTGATCGTCCGAAATAAAGTCGCTCATCAGTCGTCCATAATGTCGTGTAAATATCTATATGTTTTTAAAACCGTtgtagtcttttttttttgagcatAATCAACGTAAAACATACAGTGGCGAAATCCCGTTTAGCGTCAGGATCCATCAATAATCCAGCAATAAATAGCCGATGCCAAGCAGATCGCGCAGCCTTCCATAATTGGGTGTCGGAGAGAAGGACGGATTCCAATAGCGATACATCAGAGTCCCGCGATATCGGCTGAATTACAAAGAATAACGTTAACAATTAGGGCTAACAAACGTACAACGCTGTTGTGTACCTTCATAATGATATCAGCTAGGAGAAGGCGGAAGCCTTCACAAATGCCCATTAATTTGCGAAGCCAATTGAGAAGACGAAGGGCATGTCCCTGGTGGGCCAAGAAGGGTCCGAGGAGGACGCAGACTTTCAGAGCACGTGGAGGCAAACGTGACGTGTGTCGTTCAATAGCTGATCGGGCTTGATTGCAAGCCTGATAAACAAGCTGGATTCATGCTTGCAATTCAGGAGACAAATTTGACTGTATGTTTACCTGAAATGATGAACAACGGACTATGCTTCTACCCTCGCGATCGATGCACGTTGCAAGATCGACTGCTTCGCGAGAACTGACATCCAGCGAACGCTGTAGAGCTTGAATGACCTGCTCGAACGTGTGGGATTCGTCGTTATAAACGGCCGTGGCGTAGACGGACGTATATAACTCTGGTCCACATGGGCCGAAATCCCGTCGATCTACTGGCATCGATCCACTATCGCCTTCTTTGATCTAGATTAAAGAATTGATGTAAATCTTTATGACAATAGTCAAACAGAATAATATTATCGCACTTTTAAGTCGACGGGCAGGTTGAGATTCGTGTTGGATCCCAAGAGTTCCTGCGCGTATTTAAGTACGGCCTCGATGACAAAACGGCAGCGATCAGCCATGTTGACGGCAGCTCTGTATAAATAAAACGAACTTGATGGATAGTTggtaaggggggggggtggcaATTTAGTTATTCACATTCGATCTAGACGATCTAAGGCTGCTTTCTTCCTGGCGGTGGGATCAAGCAGAAGGGCGGACGCTGTGGCATCACACTGATGGAGTGAGCAACGAGGTGCTTGGCGCCAGGCTTCCGTATCACCACAGTCACAATAACCCCCTCCAACCGAAGTACTCAACTTGTAGCGATGTTGTTTGTGCTCTGAATTACGGAAACAGTCGGCGCATAAAACGCATGTGGGATCAGCTCCACAATCCCGACAGCTGGCAGCAAAGAAAGACATTGTTTACCCATATCCAAATGGCtaggtaatttttttgttctctaaATGTTAAGGTTACCTGTAGGTGGGTTCTCCCATGCGAAAGACTCTACCACACAGGGCAGGAGGGTTGTCATTTTTAGACAGCTCTTCCCACACTTTGTCTGGATCCCCAGTAGGAGCCCCACAGAGGAACTGCTCGAGGGGAAGGATCATCTCTCTGACTACTTGTGTTTCATCATACAAGGATTCCATGCAATTGTGCCCAGGCTAACCATAAATAGATTTCAATCTTTTAAAAGTCTGAAGACacaacaaattttctttaggttttttgtttaccaCGGGACAAAAGTTGGGTGGGACAACCATTTTCCAAAACTCTCGTAGACATTGTGTGGTAAACGTTCCATCCTGAAATTAATCATACTACTTTAATgacaaattgaatttaaacataaataaaagagaaaataggtTATTTAATCAGTAAATTCTAATAcaataaagagagagaaaaggattTTTATGTCCTTAACATAACTTGTGTTGCCTAATGTCGACATAACCTTCAAACATTCTTGGGTATTTTGCCAAGAATGACATCAACGGACAGGGATAGTGAGACAAACCTGGTACATTTGGAGCCACCGTTCCACAACTTTTGGCTTGTCATCCCAGGGCATGTTGGGGCATATTCCAGTGTAGGTGTGCTGGTCTTCATTATCTGTGGGGGAGAAGCGAAGTTCGACACTTGGGGAACCCGAGCCTTTGGTCATATCAATCCCGCCAATATCCGAATTGGCGACATACAACTCGTCGTTGCTGTGCTCCAGCTCCATATCGTCTGTACTGTCCTCGTCGCTGAACGAGTGTAGAATCAAGTCCTCGATGGGATCCATGCTGAAAATTTACTGATGCAAATCGTTGTCCAACAAAAAGAGGATCTCAAGAAAGCCACAGGGAGAGTAAGATTCTCCTGATTTGGCTGATATTTTACCTCACATTAAACTTCACTTTCAGTTGATTTTGGCCTCGTTTAGAAATCGTCAGCATATAATCACTTTCACTAACATATCAGCTGTTGGGCTTTTGGATTCAACTCGATCCGGTAGATGGCTCATGTTGCGTTTTGTCACGCATGTGTTCTGTAAATGGCACAGTTATCGACTGAAATCCTGCTTGACGTTAATAACGCTTTTCCCTCGAGGCTCTTGtacaatgaagaaaaaacaattataaCGACAAAGCAACAAGAGTCctatcaaaatgaaaaaacactggTCTTCTACACGCAAACAAACTTGTCAAAAGCTAAGCCGTCGTGACGGCAGAAAAGCCACCGATGTAAACAGCCAGTTAGGACTCGTTATTCCTGAACACACGCTTCTGATTACAAAACACTTTTGATTTACAAGCTGATATAAGTGAACAGCGAAGAGAACGTCACGTCAATTCGATTCTGTTTTTGTGAGGTTATTAAAATCATGTTCTAGTTTGTTCTACTCCTGACTGTTGAAGGCTTACAAGAACTAGCATGCTACGTAATCTAATCGTAACGTAATCACTTCAGGTAAGTACTAAACCAAAAACTATACGGCTCTGCTTTGATTATAGCAGTAAGCGATGGGAAAGTGACTGGAGCATCAACTCTTTTTTCGCGTCTTTATGTGGTTTTCTGCAAAGATGCACTAAATGAAGACGAGGCTTTCCCACTGCGTATTATGAATCTCGTTTCGATTTTCCAGCACATTCCTTGCGACCACCTTTTCGTACTTGATTCTGTTTTTCTACGTGCAAAAGGCAGTAAAACGCAGTATGAACAAGAAGCAatctaataaataaaaatttgacttcttttcttccagGTTTGGTTCTTTACATCTAACGATATGCGAATGTGTGTGGTGACAACTTGCAGCGCCACCTCGTGTTCCCCACCTCAAAAACGTAATAAACAAACCTCTGAAATTGTTGACTACTGGCCAATATACATTGTCTTCACACTGCGTGCTCAATACCCTGCTCACGTATTTGAACAACGGAAAGGAATCTTGGTAATTTCTTTTCAGCTTTTTGGTGATTCATGACaactttttttactttttgaattattgGCTTTTTGATCTAAGAAGCAAAGTTAACATTTTTAGGGATGGAAAATCCggttaattcttttttgtagGACGATTACATCACACATTTTTAGTTGGAATTTTTTCACTTAATTTTTGCTGACATTGGTTATTTGCTTCTTCTTGGATTACGTTGAACCGTAGCCGTGGCTCTGTGAACGTGTTTTTCTAGATTTTTCCTATAGGGATGCTGTTTGGACCTGAGATAACTCAGATCGCCCCAATGGCTTTTGTAGCATACGCAATTCGGGGTGGCTAGTGGAGTATTGTTACGGAATCGTCGATTTTTCAACGATTCAAACGTCTAGGTTTCGTTTCTCTGTAAGCAGAGGGACGTTTATCGAGTCGAAGAGTGGAATAGGCTAGTTCATTGGCTGTACGGTGAAAGGATAGGTGTATCGAAGAAGCTCCTAGATTAAATGGTTAAGACGGTATTTCTATTCTTAGTTATTGTATTGTATAACGTTATCGTACAGACCGTCCGGGTATTTATGTCGTTGGGACGGACGGTCTGGTGAATCATGCAGTGTTGTGTTAGTGTACAGATCGTCCGGGTATTTATGTTGTTGGTACGGACGATCTGGGTATTGTTTCTTGGTTGTACCTGTTCGTGGTACTGGAAGCCAAGGTTGATAGAGTAGGACGTTGGTAAAGACGTCCGATTAGACTCGCCTTTTGTTTCTAACTTAATGTAATCTAGAAATATCTCTTTAAGAACTTATATTCTAAATAATAAAGACGATTAACTAGACGGAAACGTAACAGTATTTACGCGGTTCACGTTTGACACGTTGAACCTTTCCgtatacaaataaaaatgacggAACGAGCAAACAAATTATGGTTGATTTGAGTAGTAATGAGCATCCGAGAGTTGTGTGGATAAAGCAACAAAAGATTCCGCAAATggttataaaagaaaaatttgccATTTTGGACAGTAGCTGAAAGATGGTCGTCGGACATTTTTTTACTGCTATGCAACTAAAACTGAGACCTAAGTTAAACCTGTCATATTTTATGAGTAAATTTTTCTCATAAGATTTTGATGCTTTCCATGTTCAAAAGACATCTAGTGGAGGAATCGGTGACCGCTTAGGCATTCAATGACATTGTCAGCTGTTTCCTTCTGCTTATCGTGGACTTACATGAACaatggatttgcaaatgcagtacagctgacttatgtttcacatggtaagttggagatttcccaggcaaaatttctagtaactcagcatttggtaccatctttactataattttatgcACTATCCTGCATATCTCATTgattaagatttaaatccttttatagattgtcacatcagtgagcaaggttcagtttagggattgagagccctcagcgactataacacctagcccatattcaaattgtagcacttattgctgccactgattcttcgaaatgcctatcttgtatggaatgcttgacagccaaatggtaatccgacgtcacataaatatcaattgtttactttatttacatttattaaaaatttttgaaggaatgatttaaacaaatgccaaaggtgagacatgctggaaaagcttgatatgaatgtgcagacgtagttttggaatttaGAGGTGCAGTcggctgttgggtaaaacttcatttaaattttgtttcaattcaatatgttttagttactatttgtgtgattacgcaaaggattgcgccatccaggcaatgtggatattctgccatgtacatgataaaccaaGGATTCTTcatcaacatgcaagatgttactcTCTGGTAATGCTTTTATGCTGAGtttatttagttttctaattttaattgtcaatgttgtattagtaaactactgttggcagaatagcggatacattgggaaaacggttatggcaagtgtgatgaataaatccccataggtcagttgtcttgccttcacaattgcagtgaagatgaatcatggagtcaaaaacattaaaaggtggtactattttaaattttttaattgttttaattggtgtatcgctaagtgctgatacatgtgtagaacatgctggaattcatgtcatcctggagaggactaaaaaaaaacgagctttatccacgaagcagctcattaatcatgtcccaaacgattgtctgcgtcagccagcaatctttcaatggctaacaagcatttaatagttttgaaaatcgcggtttgcactccctaaggcgacattccttaatcccacctgtcaaaagatttgaatgcaaccattttctattctgaactgtcgcctacgaaattctttttccataaaatgaggtgatatgaggttataatggaaattgtcgtcaagactgccgagaccatGTACCTTCTTTACCTtcacgtttagtgatcaaaacaactaactatgtaacctttcttttttttttttttttaaggtgcatggaacgtccaatcggaaagcccatggaaggtctctgtggccaacacgaaaggttctcccaaactttcgtattcaagttttggctatggtgatcatttgcaactgcatagccttttagaagcttctgccaggaatctacaggaatatggcagatgatgaatttatgtaccatgtaagcgatatcaataagaacgttttatgcttatctatgttttattttcttaatttagattaatagcaatagtgagcctgcaaaggtttctggttgggatgtgatgacgaaaagttataataatttaaagtacggaattgaatttccctccatcagtcgcctgtgtattcccgcgtattacggtattaattatttaaaaattgaagtgcatatctgggctcccttcctttccgtagccctgtttccccttgactcgtaataagcccgtagggggtcatgcccctactgtacggtatatataaaaacaacatataccgaggtttggagggctctggccggaaaggggacgtggggtccgcttagtccgatgatgtgttcacggagggcgacgtggctacccacaaatccgaactaa
The nucleotide sequence above comes from Daphnia carinata strain CSIRO-1 chromosome 3, CSIRO_AGI_Dcar_HiC_V3, whole genome shotgun sequence. Encoded proteins:
- the LOC130693413 gene encoding E3 ubiquitin-protein ligase UBR2-like isoform X3, with protein sequence MPWDDKPKVVERWLQMYQDGTFTTQCLREFWKMVVPPNFCPVPGHNCMESLYDETQVVREMILPLEQFLCGAPTGDPDKVWEELSKNDNPPALCGRVFRMGEPTYSCRDCGADPTCVLCADCFRNSEHKQHRYKLSTSVGGGYCDCGDTEAWRQAPRCSLHQCDATASALLLDPTARKKAALDRLDRIAAVNMADRCRFVIEAVLKYAQELLGSNTNLNLPVDLKIKEGDSGSMPVDRRDFGPCGPELYTSVYATAVYNDESHTFEQVIQALQRSLDVSSREAVDLATCIDREGRSIVRCSSFQACNQARSAIERHTSRLPPRALKVCVLLGPFLAHQGHALRLLNWLRKLMGICEGFRLLLADIIMKPISRDSDVSLLESVLLSDTQLWKAARSAWHRLFIAGLLMDPDAKRDFATIFTRHYGRLMSDFISDDHDHSHSVTSLSVQLFTVPTLAQYLMGHHEALTALLRCFLGEIERRKNLDGLLSFDRSRNQQSFRRAMYVLYDIKYLLSAVPLPELDEGSQMQTQVADDTDSTSGRWSEPLRKGFLHGLHMLLSLLASMEGMDSVVRQTGQHVEFEAEWEAAFNLHCKLAPVLTLIVQWCASDRKVLLKSTRAALKKFQELQPMEQQPKNAVTLLTFTQLCYDYDVSTQPISVHLPLSRMISGLLLALPKHGLDWNCSEMTLDSKPTLLQLMEAPLRLQVLMAQVQAGMWRHNGYSLINQLYFYQNVRCRTEMYDRDIVLLQLCAALFDSPDSFLLACLHRFNLLNWAKADFDANQQQLAKQTSSSTKKSNTEEDMLRQTIFIAEEFLRLIIILSLERFTPGIGQVDEDECLSHEVLHLLCVESQGHAALNRALPEDAHHETGLERVADKVAVFRKPLQGTGRGVFSLKPEFYGDYNVYHYHYSREDQSRSEDNVRKIRRGRNEENCCPPPVPITLAPALRGLVGLMNCDITMHLIHQVLLRTYDLRSRTFSEGQLQAALHLTGLALREEESCQQDKTRPAFAFSVEAQERFGLLTVLESLQTNGRVDVHRPLLMWTIRKFRAVHSAAQSSSSAEGAGGAAMEAESAEGPGQESPAEAAARQRKAEMAAARRAAILAQMSAQQKSFIKEHAKLFQETESGGASTSNLGSTLSGSAMDLSESSPTSAQTFPICLGPGFTVAPSTSDTSYTCIVCQEEHRQTGEQPVMVLASFVQLSAVLRWKNDKDAVEEPLPETWPMLIDGGRRIGTHISTCGHVMHFQCWQQHFDSLLGRERRRSYRPRQSASFDVERHEFLCPLCKSLSNAVLPILPNRSASSVRPSGSEAGQADMSIWLEGLQLLADNSREMKYSKTDNTSIYETCGPAELETKLGSMKSKLFVNVLMARTRPKIATTLKEMASLFVQSVYTTAVAANPNADDIRVPMAIAQATAFTILSTESLLAYQNHSPSTGLAARQEEGLRALLRLVISMESIVTSQEVMKNYALHLLRMVLLPSSTISVLEIDAFGLLLGLFCTLPSLSEPSFDSDVRGVPQFNPILAWHVFRLCLFCHVTQIAATMAPASEHMDMDQPSCSASTFTTSESWQTYLQVLGRPDIASHANPTEQWVTEQCLPFLRSSAILFHFITNIPYPKLDDAYDNYAEAVLWLRYLGVESLSQLVSESWSKALLSLWNVVPPLASTSDVVLAETTLAKPRPPWTFPVMSSGLITLPSDYSELINAASLFTCPNSEGDEARTPAMCLVTGKMLCSQSYCCQTELDQQQVGACTAHAQVCGLGACLFLRVRECKLLLMAGKSKGCFLPPPYVDAYGETDQGLRRGDPLHICDASRRKLELLWRSHGLYNEAAKYMENSQALVVTEWHHL
- the LOC130693413 gene encoding E3 ubiquitin-protein ligase UBR2-like isoform X1, with product MDPIEDLILHSFSDEDSTDDMELEHSNDELYVANSDIGGIDMTKGSGSPSVELRFSPTDNEDQHTYTGICPNMPWDDKPKVVERWLQMYQDGTFTTQCLREFWKMVVPPNFCPVPGHNCMESLYDETQVVREMILPLEQFLCGAPTGDPDKVWEELSKNDNPPALCGRVFRMGEPTYSCRDCGADPTCVLCADCFRNSEHKQHRYKLSTSVGGGYCDCGDTEAWRQAPRCSLHQCDATASALLLDPTARKKAALDRLDRIAAVNMADRCRFVIEAVLKYAQELLGSNTNLNLPVDLKIKEGDSGSMPVDRRDFGPCGPELYTSVYATAVYNDESHTFEQVIQALQRSLDVSSREAVDLATCIDREGRSIVRCSSFQACNQARSAIERHTSRLPPRALKVCVLLGPFLAHQGHALRLLNWLRKLMGICEGFRLLLADIIMKPISRDSDVSLLESVLLSDTQLWKAARSAWHRLFIAGLLMDPDAKRDFATIFTRHYGRLMSDFISDDHDHSHSVTSLSVQLFTVPTLAQYLMGHHEALTALLRCFLGEIERRKNLDGLLSFDRSRNQQSFRRAMYVLYDIKYLLSAVPLPELDEGSQMQTQVADDTDSTSGRWSEPLRKGFLHGLHMLLSLLASMEGMDSVVRQTGQHVEFEAEWEAAFNLHCKLAPVLTLIVQWCASDRKVLLKSTRAALKKFQELQPMEQQPKNAVTLLTFTQLCYDYDVSTQPISVHLPLSRMISGLLLALPKHGLDWNCSEMTLDSKPTLLQLMEAPLRLQVLMAQVQAGMWRHNGYSLINQLYFYQNVRCRTEMYDRDIVLLQLCAALFDSPDSFLLACLHRFNLLNWAKADFDANQQQLAKQTSSSTKKSNTEEDMLRQTIFIAEEFLRLIIILSLERFTPGIGQVDEDECLSHEVLHLLCVESQGHAALNRALPEDAHHETGLERVADKVAVFRKPLQGTGRGVFSLKPEFYGDYNVYHYHYSREDQSRSEDNVRKIRRGRNEENCCPPPVPITLAPALRGLVGLMNCDITMHLIHQVLLRTYDLRSRTFSEGQLQAALHLTGLALREEESCQQDKTRPAFAFSVEAQERFGLLTVLESLQTNGRVDVHRPLLMWTIRKFRAVHSAAQSSSSAEGAGGAAMEAESAEGPGQESPAEAAARQRKAEMAAARRAAILAQMSAQQKSFIKEHAKLFQETGSSISESGGASTSNLGSTLSGSAMDLSESSPTSAQTFPICLGPGFTVAPSTSDTSYTCIVCQEEHRQTGEQPVMVLASFVQLSAVLRWKNDKDAVEEPLPETWPMLIDGGRRIGTHISTCGHVMHFQCWQQHFDSLLGRERRRSYRPRQSASFDVERHEFLCPLCKSLSNAVLPILPNRSASSVRPSGSEAGQADMSIWLEGLQLLADNSREMKYSKTDNTSIYETCGPAELETKLGSMKSKLFVNVLMARTRPKIATTLKEMASLFVQSVYTTAVAANPNADDIRVPMAIAQATAFTILSTESLLAYQNHSPSTGLAARQEEGLRALLRLVISMESIVTSQEVMKNYALHLLRMVLLPSSTISVLEIDAFGLLLGLFCTLPSLSEPSFDSDVRGVPQFNPILAWHVFRLCLFCHVTQIAATMAPASEHMDMDQPSCSASTFTTSESWQTYLQVLGRPDIASHANPTEQWVTEQCLPFLRSSAILFHFITNIPYPKLDDAYDNYAEAVLWLRYLGVESLSQLVSESWSKALLSLWNVVPPLASTSDVVLAETTLAKPRPPWTFPVMSSGLITLPSDYSELINAASLFTCPNSEGDEARTPAMCLVTGKMLCSQSYCCQTELDQQQVGACTAHAQVCGLGACLFLRVRECKLLLMAGKSKGCFLPPPYVDAYGETDQGLRRGDPLHICDASRRKLELLWRSHGLYNEAAKYMENSQALVVTEWHHL
- the LOC130693413 gene encoding E3 ubiquitin-protein ligase UBR2-like isoform X2, which translates into the protein MPWDDKPKVVERWLQMYQDGTFTTQCLREFWKMVVPPNFCPVPGHNCMESLYDETQVVREMILPLEQFLCGAPTGDPDKVWEELSKNDNPPALCGRVFRMGEPTYSCRDCGADPTCVLCADCFRNSEHKQHRYKLSTSVGGGYCDCGDTEAWRQAPRCSLHQCDATASALLLDPTARKKAALDRLDRIAAVNMADRCRFVIEAVLKYAQELLGSNTNLNLPVDLKIKEGDSGSMPVDRRDFGPCGPELYTSVYATAVYNDESHTFEQVIQALQRSLDVSSREAVDLATCIDREGRSIVRCSSFQACNQARSAIERHTSRLPPRALKVCVLLGPFLAHQGHALRLLNWLRKLMGICEGFRLLLADIIMKPISRDSDVSLLESVLLSDTQLWKAARSAWHRLFIAGLLMDPDAKRDFATIFTRHYGRLMSDFISDDHDHSHSVTSLSVQLFTVPTLAQYLMGHHEALTALLRCFLGEIERRKNLDGLLSFDRSRNQQSFRRAMYVLYDIKYLLSAVPLPELDEGSQMQTQVADDTDSTSGRWSEPLRKGFLHGLHMLLSLLASMEGMDSVVRQTGQHVEFEAEWEAAFNLHCKLAPVLTLIVQWCASDRKVLLKSTRAALKKFQELQPMEQQPKNAVTLLTFTQLCYDYDVSTQPISVHLPLSRMISGLLLALPKHGLDWNCSEMTLDSKPTLLQLMEAPLRLQVLMAQVQAGMWRHNGYSLINQLYFYQNVRCRTEMYDRDIVLLQLCAALFDSPDSFLLACLHRFNLLNWAKADFDANQQQLAKQTSSSTKKSNTEEDMLRQTIFIAEEFLRLIIILSLERFTPGIGQVDEDECLSHEVLHLLCVESQGHAALNRALPEDAHHETGLERVADKVAVFRKPLQGTGRGVFSLKPEFYGDYNVYHYHYSREDQSRSEDNVRKIRRGRNEENCCPPPVPITLAPALRGLVGLMNCDITMHLIHQVLLRTYDLRSRTFSEGQLQAALHLTGLALREEESCQQDKTRPAFAFSVEAQERFGLLTVLESLQTNGRVDVHRPLLMWTIRKFRAVHSAAQSSSSAEGAGGAAMEAESAEGPGQESPAEAAARQRKAEMAAARRAAILAQMSAQQKSFIKEHAKLFQETGSSISGFFGGASTSNLGSTLSGSAMDLSESSPTSAQTFPICLGPGFTVAPSTSDTSYTCIVCQEEHRQTGEQPVMVLASFVQLSAVLRWKNDKDAVEEPLPETWPMLIDGGRRIGTHISTCGHVMHFQCWQQHFDSLLGRERRRSYRPRQSASFDVERHEFLCPLCKSLSNAVLPILPNRSASSVRPSGSEAGQADMSIWLEGLQLLADNSREMKYSKTDNTSIYETCGPAELETKLGSMKSKLFVNVLMARTRPKIATTLKEMASLFVQSVYTTAVAANPNADDIRVPMAIAQATAFTILSTESLLAYQNHSPSTGLAARQEEGLRALLRLVISMESIVTSQEVMKNYALHLLRMVLLPSSTISVLEIDAFGLLLGLFCTLPSLSEPSFDSDVRGVPQFNPILAWHVFRLCLFCHVTQIAATMAPASEHMDMDQPSCSASTFTTSESWQTYLQVLGRPDIASHANPTEQWVTEQCLPFLRSSAILFHFITNIPYPKLDDAYDNYAEAVLWLRYLGVESLSQLVSESWSKALLSLWNVVPPLASTSDVVLAETTLAKPRPPWTFPVMSSGLITLPSDYSELINAASLFTCPNSEGDEARTPAMCLVTGKMLCSQSYCCQTELDQQQVGACTAHAQVCGLGACLFLRVRECKLLLMAGKSKGCFLPPPYVDAYGETDQGLRRGDPLHICDASRRKLELLWRSHGLYNEAAKYMENSQALVVTEWHHL